In Paludisphaera rhizosphaerae, a genomic segment contains:
- a CDS encoding alpha/beta fold hydrolase, with product MHRLSRREWAAAALAAGVAGLSGCAAMRRNAVSPDLRPCTDEFAYTKDGWRLGVRRYRPERPDPGKLPVILCHGLGLNATFWTITDDNLPSQLAADGYEVFLFDLRASGENSRLGSCDRFNRFLRETPFRERGESNWTLDDVVRYDMPAILEHVEQQTGMKQVNWVGHSLGGMVMFPFQQLSTEPWRIANFVGMGSTIIQATTPQNQMLSANGGIRTLLSIASAGRLGRPLTYFRLPGMDRIDRFYYTAENVDDRTVSRFYGYTLEDPGPGALRQFAPYLRYGHLLSADDRIDYADHLTEVVVPTLMIAGETDLISDVPSTQRTFDRLGSPDKTLLVFGEKAGSRGRYGHCDLVWSKHAPVEIFPAVLKWLDERQPGPSPSPQAVASPQTGSGFGQ from the coding sequence ATGCATCGACTGTCCCGCAGGGAGTGGGCGGCCGCGGCGCTGGCCGCCGGCGTGGCCGGGTTATCCGGTTGCGCGGCGATGCGCCGGAACGCCGTCTCGCCTGATCTCCGTCCCTGCACCGACGAGTTCGCTTATACGAAGGACGGTTGGCGGCTGGGCGTCCGGCGTTATCGTCCCGAGCGGCCCGACCCGGGGAAGCTCCCCGTGATTCTCTGTCACGGGTTGGGGCTTAACGCCACCTTCTGGACGATCACCGACGACAACCTTCCGTCCCAGCTAGCGGCTGACGGCTACGAGGTTTTCCTCTTCGACCTGCGAGCTTCCGGTGAGAACTCGCGGCTGGGGTCCTGCGACCGGTTCAATCGGTTCCTGCGTGAGACTCCGTTCCGAGAGCGCGGAGAGTCGAACTGGACGCTCGACGACGTCGTCCGCTACGACATGCCGGCGATCCTGGAGCACGTCGAACAGCAGACGGGGATGAAGCAGGTCAACTGGGTCGGCCACAGCCTGGGAGGGATGGTCATGTTCCCCTTCCAGCAGCTCAGCACCGAGCCCTGGCGCATCGCCAACTTCGTCGGGATGGGGAGCACCATCATCCAGGCGACGACTCCGCAGAACCAGATGCTCTCCGCCAACGGCGGCATCCGGACGCTGCTGTCCATCGCCAGCGCTGGAAGGCTCGGCCGTCCGCTGACGTACTTTCGCCTGCCCGGAATGGACAGGATCGACCGCTTCTATTACACGGCCGAGAACGTGGACGACCGGACGGTCTCCCGGTTCTACGGCTACACGTTGGAGGATCCCGGACCGGGGGCGCTCCGGCAGTTCGCCCCCTACCTGCGGTACGGGCATCTGCTCTCGGCCGACGATCGGATCGACTACGCCGATCACCTGACCGAGGTCGTCGTCCCGACTCTGATGATCGCGGGGGAGACCGACCTGATCTCCGACGTGCCATCGACCCAAAGGACCTTCGATCGGCTCGGGAGCCCAGATAAGACGCTGCTCGTCTTCGGCGAGAAAGCCGGAAGCCGCGGCCGGTACGGGCACTGCGACCTCGTCTGGAGCAAGCACGCCCCGGTCGAGATCTTCCCGGCCGTCCTCAAGTGGCTCGACGAGCGCCAGCCGGGTCCGTCCCCCAGCCCGCAGGCCGTGGCGAGTCCACAAACCGGATCAGGCTTCGGCCAGTAA
- a CDS encoding LemA family protein: MPSGIWGILLVIALVILGLFGWLAMAFNSLVALRNRYKTAFSQIDVQLKRRYDLIPNLIETAKAYMNHERQTLESVVQARNSALAASRTAAANPGDPSSMAGLAAAETQLNGALGRLFAVAEAYPDLKANQTMLNLQQELTNTEDLIASSRQVFNNSVQQYNTARESFPTNFVANAMGFAPAQLFELSSEKERETPGVSF, encoded by the coding sequence ATGCCGTCGGGAATCTGGGGAATCCTGCTGGTCATCGCCCTCGTGATCCTGGGCCTCTTCGGCTGGCTGGCGATGGCGTTCAACAGCCTGGTCGCCTTGCGAAACCGCTACAAGACGGCCTTCAGCCAGATCGACGTCCAGCTCAAGCGACGGTACGACCTGATCCCGAACCTGATCGAGACGGCCAAGGCTTACATGAATCACGAGCGTCAGACGCTCGAATCCGTCGTACAGGCCCGCAACTCCGCGCTCGCGGCCAGTCGAACGGCCGCCGCGAATCCTGGCGACCCGTCCTCCATGGCCGGCCTCGCCGCCGCCGAGACCCAGCTCAACGGAGCCCTGGGCCGGCTGTTCGCCGTCGCCGAGGCCTACCCCGACCTCAAGGCGAATCAGACGATGCTGAACCTGCAGCAGGAGTTGACCAATACCGAGGATCTCATCGCTTCATCTCGGCAGGTCTTCAACAACAGCGTTCAGCAGTACAACACCGCCCGCGAGAGCTTCCCCACGAATTTCGTCGCCAACGCGATGGGCTTCGCCCCGGCCCAGCTTTTCGAGCTCTCCTCGGAAAAGGAACGCGAGACCCCCGGCGTCTCGTTCTGA